The Tenacibaculum jejuense genome includes a window with the following:
- a CDS encoding CHAT domain-containing protein encodes MSIKDIEKLSSKIEINSQLIDSLANKLNSLESKKELYHNFSRFFRIYGDNKSALKYGNIELTYFDKLNLKDKKYHIALHLVGCYYHDNNQFLKAIEILKKSARLDIYPKKAAQSLCMLGSCYRAKGDIKKSINYYKKGISSLKKLNNKKSIVAHSINLALTANFSNNISDIQDAINYLFKVDSIIKNKSYPNFFLDVFNINNSLGNLYSKKETFDIKKSKYHYLKCLRLSKQENKYFFLSLASMNYGELLLKIKSDSSIYYLNKSLIKNTNKKHQNYNLLKAESHRNIANYYFWKKNLKKALKSINISLKTSFNLEIEDMSPTKFQLHKTSERLNISKALNTKIQILNQLYLKTDDSKYLNQIIETVNISDQLVEIILEDSTESSTQFSWRNNISKIYKYGIYAARLLGSENLQFQYLEKNKAFLLTQSINDNNYSLNLPNHIVDEELGYKKQILQLEDQTLTSDSKKLKDSLFDIKFAYQSFKDSIQKIYPEHFESKKKVELTSLQDVKQQIDNNTIVISYALHDETTTFNASTGLLISKNKSIPFSISNIEKLKTDLNIYRQLLARPLSNKNKIKQYNTAANSLYNSLFPTDEIKDLIQNKKVVIIPDDNLQNIPFEAFITDTTSNKYLIENTDISYAYSMSFLNVNNKISRTPEKDFAGFAPVEFENEKLATLQHSAEEIYSINNNLNGITLTGENVTKDSFLTNASDAKIIHLATHADISRKPVIHFSKDSLNLHELYTYKNNADLVVLSACETNVGELKKGEGILNLARGFFYSGSKSVVSSLWKVNDVATTELMTDFYTNLKDHQSKSEALNNAKRKYLKNHSLSEKSPYYWASFILIGDTNPTFESNSLIYWILGGIFIVFLFFFSYNKLINKRK; translated from the coding sequence TTGTCTATTAAAGATATTGAAAAACTTAGTTCTAAAATAGAAATCAATAGTCAATTGATAGATTCTTTAGCTAACAAGCTAAATAGTTTAGAAAGTAAGAAGGAGCTATACCATAATTTTTCTAGATTCTTCAGGATATATGGAGATAATAAGTCAGCCTTGAAATATGGGAATATTGAATTAACGTATTTTGATAAATTGAATTTAAAAGATAAAAAATACCATATAGCTTTACATCTAGTAGGCTGTTACTATCATGATAACAATCAATTTTTAAAAGCTATAGAAATATTAAAAAAATCTGCTAGATTAGATATTTATCCTAAAAAAGCTGCTCAGTCACTATGTATGCTAGGAAGTTGTTATAGAGCTAAAGGTGATATAAAAAAATCAATAAATTATTATAAGAAAGGTATTAGTTCTTTAAAAAAGTTAAATAATAAAAAGAGTATAGTTGCACACTCCATCAATCTAGCTTTAACTGCTAATTTTAGTAATAATATATCAGATATACAAGATGCAATTAACTATCTATTCAAAGTAGATTCGATTATAAAAAACAAATCATATCCAAATTTTTTTTTAGATGTTTTTAATATTAATAACTCATTAGGTAACCTATATAGCAAAAAAGAAACATTTGATATAAAAAAATCTAAATACCACTACCTTAAATGCTTAAGACTTTCAAAACAAGAAAACAAATATTTTTTCCTCTCTCTAGCTAGTATGAATTATGGAGAGTTACTACTTAAAATCAAAAGCGATAGTTCAATATATTATTTAAATAAAAGCTTAATAAAAAACACAAATAAGAAACATCAAAATTATAATCTCTTAAAAGCTGAAAGTCATCGAAATATTGCTAATTACTACTTCTGGAAAAAAAACTTAAAAAAAGCTTTAAAAAGTATAAATATTTCTTTGAAAACTAGTTTCAATTTAGAAATAGAAGATATGAGTCCTACTAAATTTCAATTACATAAGACTAGTGAGAGATTAAATATTTCCAAAGCATTAAACACTAAGATCCAAATTTTAAATCAATTGTATTTAAAAACTGATGATTCTAAATATTTAAATCAAATTATTGAAACAGTAAATATTAGTGATCAACTAGTAGAAATCATTTTGGAAGATAGTACAGAATCTAGTACTCAATTTTCTTGGCGTAACAATATTTCTAAAATTTATAAGTATGGAATTTACGCAGCTAGATTATTAGGTAGCGAAAATCTACAATTTCAGTATCTAGAGAAAAACAAAGCTTTTTTGCTCACCCAAAGTATAAATGACAATAACTATTCTTTAAACTTACCAAATCATATTGTTGATGAAGAGTTAGGGTATAAAAAACAGATATTACAATTAGAGGATCAAACTTTAACTTCTGATTCTAAAAAATTAAAAGATTCCTTATTTGATATCAAATTTGCTTATCAAAGCTTTAAAGATTCTATACAAAAAATTTATCCTGAACATTTTGAAAGTAAGAAAAAAGTTGAACTAACTTCTTTACAAGATGTAAAACAACAAATAGACAACAATACTATTGTTATTTCTTATGCTTTACATGATGAAACAACAACTTTTAACGCTTCTACTGGTTTGTTGATTTCAAAAAATAAATCTATCCCTTTTTCAATTTCAAACATCGAAAAATTGAAAACAGATTTAAACATCTATCGTCAACTGCTAGCTAGACCTTTGAGTAATAAAAACAAAATTAAGCAATACAACACTGCCGCTAATTCTTTATATAACAGCTTATTTCCTACTGATGAAATCAAAGATTTAATTCAAAATAAAAAAGTTGTTATTATTCCAGATGATAATCTTCAAAATATTCCTTTTGAAGCATTTATTACAGATACTACTTCTAACAAATACCTGATAGAAAATACTGATATCAGTTATGCGTATTCTATGTCGTTTTTAAATGTGAATAATAAAATCTCCAGAACTCCTGAAAAAGACTTTGCTGGTTTTGCTCCTGTCGAATTTGAAAATGAAAAATTAGCTACACTACAACATTCCGCTGAAGAGATTTATTCAATAAATAACAATTTAAACGGAATAACTTTAACAGGTGAAAATGTAACTAAAGACAGTTTTTTAACTAATGCTTCAGATGCTAAAATCATTCATTTGGCTACACATGCTGATATTTCTAGAAAACCTGTAATTCATTTTAGCAAAGACTCTTTAAATCTTCATGAATTATATACTTATAAAAATAATGCAGATTTAGTGGTTTTAAGTGCTTGTGAAACCAATGTTGGAGAACTAAAAAAAGGAGAGGGAATCTTAAACTTAGCCCGCGGATTCTTTTATTCTGGTTCTAAATCTGTAGTATCATCTTTGTGGAAAGTAAATGACGTGGCAACTACAGAATTGATGACTGATTTTTACACTAACTTAAAAGATCATCAATCAAAATCGGAAGCTTTAAATAACGCAAAAAGAAAATATTTAAAAAATCATTCACTATCTGAAAAATCTCCCTATTACTGGGCTTCTTTTATCTTAATTGGTGATACTAATCCTACTTTTGAAAGCAACTCTTTAATATATTGGATTTTGGGTGGAATATTTATCGTGTTTCTCTTCTTTTTTTCTTATAACAAACTAATTAACAAGAGAAAATAA
- a CDS encoding RNA polymerase sigma factor codes for MDSSLYLNALVEGNSRIISKIYSTNFSQVKRFILQNKGGVVDAEDVFQKALLQIAVRHKKEGIAIKSSFDAYLFTVCKNLWRRELNSKKNRVTNQEVIELVSEAKENANALVEQKRHELFLEKLNMVSDNCKKILSLFFAKVPYAEIVESTEYNSETVVRQRVFKCKKKLTDLIRGDKRYLSLQEL; via the coding sequence ATGGATAGTAGTTTATATTTAAATGCGCTAGTTGAAGGAAATTCAAGAATCATCTCAAAAATTTACAGTACTAATTTTTCTCAAGTAAAAAGATTTATACTTCAAAATAAAGGTGGAGTAGTAGATGCAGAAGATGTTTTTCAAAAAGCGTTATTACAAATCGCAGTTCGTCATAAAAAGGAAGGTATAGCAATTAAAAGTAGTTTTGATGCTTATTTATTCACAGTATGTAAGAATTTATGGAGAAGAGAATTAAATAGTAAAAAAAATAGGGTAACAAATCAGGAGGTTATTGAACTGGTTAGTGAAGCTAAAGAAAATGCAAATGCTTTAGTAGAACAAAAAAGACACGAATTGTTCTTAGAAAAGCTAAATATGGTTTCAGATAATTGTAAAAAAATACTATCACTTTTCTTTGCCAAAGTACCATATGCTGAGATTGTAGAAAGTACTGAGTACAATTCTGAAACTGTTGTAAGACAGCGAGTGTTTAAGTGTAAAAAGAAATTAACCGACTTAATTAGGGGAGATAAAAGATATCTTTCGTTACAAGAATTATGA
- a CDS encoding tetratricopeptide repeat protein, whose protein sequence is MNLEDDILIERFLRNELTDEEQSDFLKRLEDDSDFKENYHLEKQLFESLNDDSWSFVENTDDIEVKEYEQLYNSPEVIAIKEAIKDASRVKTKSKNRKVIAFISGFAAAIVLVLASNIFLKETVDAQVLYADNIQLEKLPSFVTRSQTTDVKLVDAEKLFKAKRYEDALAIFSIELEENKNSNIFIYKALSEVELNKFDNAKRTLKTLTNSDFIDAEKGYWYLGLLYLKSNNKKEAKEVFKKIVKEKLFNKDKAEKILDKI, encoded by the coding sequence ATGAATTTAGAAGACGACATATTAATTGAACGTTTTTTAAGAAATGAATTGACTGATGAAGAACAGTCAGATTTCTTAAAACGTTTAGAAGATGATTCTGATTTTAAAGAAAACTATCATCTAGAAAAACAGTTATTCGAATCTTTAAACGACGACAGTTGGAGTTTTGTTGAAAACACAGATGATATCGAAGTCAAAGAATACGAACAGTTGTATAATAGTCCAGAAGTAATAGCAATTAAAGAAGCAATTAAAGATGCCTCTAGAGTAAAAACAAAAAGTAAAAACAGAAAAGTTATTGCATTTATTTCAGGTTTTGCAGCGGCAATTGTATTGGTACTAGCTTCTAATATTTTCTTAAAGGAAACTGTAGATGCACAGGTTTTATATGCAGATAATATTCAATTAGAAAAATTACCATCTTTTGTTACTAGAAGTCAAACAACTGATGTAAAACTCGTCGATGCAGAAAAACTATTCAAAGCTAAAAGATATGAAGATGCATTGGCTATTTTTTCTATCGAATTGGAAGAAAATAAAAATAGTAACATATTTATTTATAAAGCACTTTCTGAAGTTGAATTGAATAAGTTTGATAACGCCAAGCGAACTTTGAAAACACTAACTAATAGTGATTTCATTGATGCAGAAAAAGGATATTGGTATTTAGGTCTTTTGTATTTAAAATCTAACAATAAAAAAGAAGCTAAGGAAGTATTTAAAAAAATAGTAAAGGAAAAACTGTTTAATAAAGATAAAGCAGAAAAAATTTTAGATAAAATATAA
- the uvrA gene encoding excinuclease ABC subunit UvrA, which translates to MKEQEFIEVYGARAHNLKNIDIKIPREKLVVITGLSGSGKSSLAFDTIYAEGQRRYIETFSAYARQFLGGLERPDVDKINGLSPVISIEQKTTNKSPRSTVGTITEIYDFLRLLFSRASDAYSYNTGEKMVSYSDDQIKELILKDFENKRIAVLAPLIKSRKGHYRELFEQISKQGFVRVRVDGEIREIEKGMKLDRYKTHDIEVVIDRLVVNNEAEKRLEETIKTALYTGNNILMVIDVDDVKPRYFSRELMCPTTGIAYPNPEPNTFSFNSPKGACEKCNGLGINNEVNLKKVIPDDSVSIKNGGIVPLGEQKNSWIFKQLQNIAERYKFKLTDPINKIPEEALDVILNGGKESFKIQSKTAGVTRSYDIDFEGIISFITNQYKNSDSSSIKRWAKGFMDEVKCTSCEGKRLKKEALNFKITDKNISDLAQMDVSELANWFANIEEKLSAKQLKIASEILKEIRTRIQFLLDVGLDYLTLDRTSKSLSGGEAQRIRLATQIGSQLVGVLYILDEPSIGLHQRDNQKLIDSLIKLRDVGNSVLVVEHDEDMIKHADYVLDIGPGAGRHGGEIVSKGSFEDLTQQQTLTADYIAKRKAIEVPKQRRKGNGKKIKLTGASGNNLKNVSVEFPLGKMICVTGVSGSGKSTLINETLYPILNAHIYRGVKKPMPYKSIKGLEHVDKVIDIDQSPIGRTPRSNPATYTGVFSEIRSLFAKTPEASIRGYKPGRFSFNVKGGRCETCQGGGLRVIEMNFLPDVHVECETCQGKRFNRETLEIRYKGKSISDVLEMTINEAVAFFEHIPKIYRKLKTIQDVGLGYITLGQQSTTLSGGEAQRIKLASELSKRDTGNTFYILDEPTTGLHFEDIRVLMEVLNKLVEKGNTVLIIEHNLDVIKLADHIIDVGMEGGKGGGQILVTGTPEKVAKHKESYTAKFLKKEL; encoded by the coding sequence TTGAAAGAACAAGAATTCATTGAAGTTTACGGAGCAAGAGCTCATAACTTAAAGAATATAGATATTAAAATTCCTCGTGAAAAACTAGTTGTAATCACTGGTTTAAGCGGAAGTGGAAAATCTTCATTAGCTTTTGATACCATTTACGCTGAAGGGCAACGTAGATATATTGAAACATTTTCTGCTTATGCACGACAATTTTTAGGCGGATTAGAACGACCAGATGTTGATAAAATTAATGGTTTATCTCCTGTAATTTCCATTGAACAAAAGACCACTAATAAAAGTCCACGTTCTACCGTTGGAACAATTACAGAAATTTATGATTTCTTACGTCTTTTATTCTCTAGAGCTTCAGATGCTTACTCTTATAATACAGGGGAGAAAATGGTTAGTTATTCTGATGATCAAATCAAGGAATTAATTCTAAAAGATTTTGAGAATAAACGAATTGCCGTTCTTGCTCCTTTAATTAAATCTAGAAAAGGACATTATCGTGAATTGTTTGAACAAATATCTAAACAAGGTTTTGTTAGAGTTCGTGTTGATGGAGAAATTAGAGAAATAGAAAAAGGCATGAAACTCGATCGTTATAAAACTCACGATATAGAAGTGGTTATAGATCGACTTGTTGTTAACAATGAAGCTGAAAAAAGATTAGAAGAAACCATTAAAACTGCTCTTTACACAGGAAACAATATTTTAATGGTTATTGATGTTGATGATGTAAAGCCACGATATTTTAGTAGAGAATTGATGTGTCCTACTACTGGAATTGCATATCCAAATCCAGAACCAAATACTTTTTCTTTTAACTCTCCAAAAGGAGCTTGTGAGAAATGTAACGGACTTGGTATTAACAACGAAGTTAATCTTAAAAAAGTAATACCTGACGATTCTGTTTCCATTAAAAATGGAGGAATTGTTCCATTAGGTGAACAAAAAAACAGTTGGATTTTTAAACAACTTCAGAATATTGCGGAACGCTATAAGTTTAAACTTACAGATCCTATTAATAAAATTCCAGAAGAAGCATTAGATGTAATTTTAAATGGAGGAAAAGAGAGTTTTAAAATTCAATCTAAAACAGCTGGAGTTACACGTAGTTACGATATCGACTTTGAAGGAATTATTTCATTCATTACAAATCAATATAAAAATTCCGACAGTTCATCTATCAAAAGATGGGCGAAAGGATTTATGGATGAAGTAAAATGTACAAGTTGTGAAGGAAAACGATTAAAAAAAGAAGCTTTAAACTTTAAAATCACAGATAAAAACATCAGTGATTTAGCACAAATGGATGTTAGTGAATTAGCTAATTGGTTTGCTAATATTGAAGAAAAATTAAGTGCTAAACAATTAAAAATCGCTTCAGAGATTTTAAAAGAAATTCGTACTCGGATTCAGTTTTTATTAGATGTTGGTTTAGATTATTTAACCTTAGATCGAACTTCAAAATCTTTATCTGGTGGTGAAGCACAACGTATTCGTTTGGCAACTCAAATCGGATCCCAACTAGTAGGTGTACTTTATATTTTAGATGAACCGAGCATTGGTTTACACCAACGTGATAACCAGAAGTTAATTGATTCTTTGATAAAACTTAGAGATGTTGGCAACTCAGTTTTAGTTGTAGAACATGATGAAGACATGATAAAACATGCAGATTATGTTTTAGATATTGGTCCGGGTGCAGGTAGACATGGTGGAGAAATTGTAAGTAAAGGATCTTTTGAAGATTTGACCCAACAACAAACACTAACTGCAGATTATATAGCCAAGCGAAAAGCCATTGAAGTTCCTAAGCAACGTAGAAAAGGAAACGGAAAAAAGATAAAGTTAACAGGTGCTTCTGGAAACAACTTAAAAAATGTTTCTGTAGAATTCCCTTTAGGGAAAATGATTTGTGTTACAGGAGTTTCAGGAAGTGGAAAGTCTACCTTAATTAACGAAACGCTATATCCTATTTTAAATGCACACATTTACAGAGGCGTAAAAAAACCGATGCCTTACAAAAGCATTAAAGGATTAGAACATGTAGATAAAGTGATTGATATCGATCAATCTCCGATTGGTAGAACGCCACGTTCAAATCCAGCAACCTACACAGGAGTATTTAGTGAAATTCGTAGTTTATTTGCTAAAACACCAGAGGCTTCAATTCGTGGTTATAAACCAGGCCGTTTCAGTTTTAATGTAAAAGGTGGAAGATGCGAAACTTGTCAAGGAGGTGGTTTACGTGTAATTGAAATGAACTTTTTACCCGATGTTCATGTAGAATGTGAAACTTGTCAAGGAAAACGTTTCAATAGAGAAACTTTAGAAATTCGTTATAAAGGAAAATCAATTTCTGATGTGTTAGAAATGACGATCAATGAAGCAGTTGCATTTTTTGAACACATTCCAAAAATTTATAGAAAGTTAAAAACCATTCAAGATGTTGGTCTTGGTTATATAACTCTCGGACAACAATCTACTACATTATCTGGTGGAGAAGCACAGCGTATTAAACTAGCTTCTGAACTTTCTAAACGAGATACTGGAAACACCTTTTATATCTTAGATGAACCAACTACTGGTTTACATTTTGAAGACATTCGTGTTTTAATGGAAGTTTTAAATAAACTTGTAGAGAAAGGAAATACTGTTTTAATCATCGAACATAATTTAGACGTTATAAAATTAGCCGATCATATTATAGATGTTGGTATGGAAGGCGGAAAAGGTGGCGGACAAATTCTTGTTACTGGAACTCCGGAAAAAGTAGCAAAACACAAAGAAAGTTATACTGCTAAATTCTTGAAAAAAGAGTTATAA
- a CDS encoding PspC family transcriptional regulator, producing the protein MVDSIRHFFERNGFDVSSRLGDRLGMRVVNVRLFFIYFSFVTVGLSFGLYLILAFILKLKDKIYTKRTSVFDL; encoded by the coding sequence ATGGTTGATTCAATACGACATTTTTTTGAACGAAATGGTTTTGATGTATCTTCTAGATTAGGAGATAGACTAGGAATGCGAGTGGTAAATGTGCGTTTATTTTTTATTTACTTTTCATTTGTAACCGTCGGTTTATCTTTCGGATTATATTTAATTTTAGCTTTTATTTTAAAACTAAAGGATAAAATTTACACTAAAAGAACTTCTGTTTTTGATTTATGA
- a CDS encoding potassium channel family protein, which yields MIRIVLKSRLYKAFFFTGLIFSIGVLGYLLFFDYSLIDAFYMTVITVTTVGFGEVHPFSTEEKVFTTFLILSSLFTFGYAVSSFSEYLISGDFFQQLKIKRVQKQIEQLEGHTIVCGFGRNGKQALAKLKSYKREVVIIEKDKELIKHLDENRVLNVEGDATSDETLLKAGIEKAKYLITALPSDADNLFVVLTASQLNKKCKIISRASKETTYSKLKIAGAHNVIMPDKLGGAHMASLVVTPDVIEFVDRLTIEGDTTANLEEVAINDLPKEYLNKTILDLDLRKKTGCTVIGYKTLNNEYIINPDASLKLETNGNLIVLGRPEQIDKLRELF from the coding sequence ATGATTCGAATAGTTTTAAAATCTCGTCTTTACAAAGCTTTCTTTTTTACAGGGTTAATATTTTCTATAGGAGTTTTAGGGTATTTACTTTTTTTTGATTATTCCCTAATTGATGCTTTTTACATGACTGTTATTACAGTTACTACTGTTGGTTTTGGAGAAGTTCATCCATTTTCTACTGAAGAGAAAGTATTTACTACATTTTTAATATTATCGAGTTTATTTACTTTTGGATATGCTGTATCTTCCTTTTCTGAATATTTAATAAGCGGCGATTTTTTTCAACAACTAAAAATAAAACGAGTGCAAAAACAAATTGAACAACTAGAAGGACACACTATTGTATGTGGTTTTGGAAGAAATGGAAAGCAAGCTTTAGCAAAACTAAAAAGTTACAAAAGAGAGGTTGTTATTATTGAAAAAGATAAAGAGTTAATTAAACATTTAGATGAAAACCGTGTTCTAAATGTAGAAGGAGATGCAACTTCAGATGAAACCTTACTTAAAGCAGGAATCGAAAAAGCGAAGTATTTAATCACAGCATTACCTTCAGATGCAGATAATTTATTTGTGGTTTTAACAGCAAGTCAATTAAATAAGAAATGTAAGATTATTAGTAGAGCTTCTAAAGAGACTACATATAGTAAGCTGAAAATTGCAGGAGCTCATAATGTAATAATGCCAGATAAACTTGGTGGAGCACATATGGCATCTTTAGTCGTAACTCCTGATGTTATTGAATTTGTAGATCGATTAACAATTGAAGGCGACACAACAGCAAATTTAGAAGAAGTTGCTATTAATGATTTACCTAAAGAGTATTTAAATAAAACAATCTTAGATTTAGATTTAAGAAAAAAAACAGGTTGTACTGTAATAGGTTACAAAACTTTAAACAATGAATATATAATTAATCCAGATGCTTCTTTAAAGTTAGAAACTAACGGAAATTTAATTGTTTTAGGAAGACCAGAACAAATTGATAAGTTGAGAGAGTTGTTTTAA
- a CDS encoding alanine/glycine:cation symporter family protein: MNKKLTALLLGLLPMLTFAQEKGLDQKIDEAFQPISNFFSEVIFFPVWKDPNIPFVLVLLVFSAAFFTIYFGFPNIRHFLTSINVVRGKYDDLDKAVVEPAYGDSTPGGDSIETIRDESKEGEVTHFQALATAVSGTVGNGNIAGVALAIALGGPGATFWMIICGLLGMSTKFVECTLGVQYRDVDEEGTVYGGPMYYLSKGLKERGFEMLGKIAAVLFAIFCIGGSFGGGNAAQSNQATVVIKDLLGIQSTSAGAIIGLVLALIVGIIIIGGIKRIATVTEKVVPLMAVVYILACLYIIFSNFSLVDDAFGLIFSEAFSPRSIAVGGFIGVLLQGFKRAAFSNEAGAGSASIAHSAVKTKYSASEGLVALLEPFIDTVVICTMTALVIIIFNTGGVFEYGGDGTGAVLIDGVAYEGAGITSKAFAAYIPYSDVFLTIAVVLFAVSTMISWSYYGLQSWKFLFGRGKKADLTYKVLFLTFVVIGAAASMGSIWAFSDAMIFAMVFPNMVGLYFLMPVVKKQLRRYLDAIKR; the protein is encoded by the coding sequence ATGAATAAAAAACTAACGGCATTACTATTGGGGTTATTGCCGATGTTAACTTTCGCCCAGGAGAAAGGTTTAGATCAAAAAATAGATGAAGCATTTCAACCAATTTCAAATTTTTTTAGTGAAGTAATTTTCTTTCCAGTTTGGAAAGACCCAAATATTCCATTCGTTTTAGTACTGTTAGTATTCAGTGCTGCTTTTTTTACAATTTATTTTGGATTTCCAAATATCCGTCATTTTTTAACTTCTATAAATGTAGTAAGAGGAAAATATGACGATTTAGATAAAGCTGTAGTAGAGCCAGCTTATGGAGATTCTACTCCAGGTGGAGATTCAATAGAAACTATTAGAGATGAAAGTAAAGAAGGAGAGGTAACTCACTTTCAAGCTTTAGCAACAGCAGTATCTGGTACTGTTGGTAACGGAAATATTGCAGGTGTTGCCTTAGCAATTGCTTTAGGTGGTCCAGGTGCTACATTTTGGATGATTATTTGTGGTTTGTTAGGAATGTCAACAAAATTTGTTGAATGTACTTTAGGAGTTCAATATAGAGATGTAGATGAAGAAGGTACTGTTTATGGTGGTCCAATGTATTACTTGTCTAAAGGTTTAAAGGAAAGAGGTTTCGAAATGCTAGGTAAAATTGCGGCTGTTTTATTTGCAATTTTCTGTATTGGAGGATCTTTTGGTGGAGGTAATGCAGCTCAGTCAAATCAAGCAACTGTAGTAATTAAAGATTTATTAGGAATTCAAAGCACTAGCGCAGGAGCAATTATCGGTTTAGTATTAGCATTAATCGTTGGTATTATTATTATAGGTGGTATTAAGCGTATCGCTACAGTAACAGAAAAAGTAGTTCCTCTTATGGCTGTAGTTTATATTCTTGCATGTTTATATATTATTTTTAGTAATTTCTCTTTAGTAGATGATGCATTTGGATTAATTTTTAGTGAAGCTTTTAGTCCTAGATCTATTGCTGTAGGTGGTTTTATAGGTGTTTTATTACAAGGATTTAAAAGAGCAGCTTTCTCAAATGAAGCCGGAGCTGGTTCTGCTTCAATTGCACACTCAGCTGTAAAAACGAAATATTCAGCTTCTGAAGGTTTAGTAGCATTATTAGAACCTTTTATTGATACAGTAGTGATTTGTACAATGACTGCTTTAGTAATTATTATATTTAATACAGGAGGAGTTTTTGAATATGGTGGAGACGGAACAGGAGCTGTATTAATTGATGGTGTAGCATATGAAGGAGCAGGAATTACTTCTAAAGCTTTTGCTGCTTACATTCCTTATTCAGATGTTTTCTTAACTATTGCAGTAGTATTATTTGCTGTTTCAACAATGATTTCTTGGTCTTACTACGGATTACAATCTTGGAAATTCTTATTCGGTAGAGGTAAAAAAGCTGATTTAACTTATAAGGTTTTATTCTTAACTTTTGTTGTAATTGGAGCTGCGGCAAGTATGGGGTCTATTTGGGCTTTCTCTGATGCAATGATCTTTGCAATGGTGTTTCCAAATATGGTAGGATTATATTTCTTAATGCCAGTTGTAAAAAAACAATTAAGAAGATATTTAGATGCTATCAAAAGATAG
- a CDS encoding ComEA family DNA-binding protein, translated as MKNFKSHFWYSKSQRNGILFLALLIIIFQLVYFFIDVSPENEIPVNTDEIVTLQSEIDSLRKVKEEKLNKIYSFNPNYITDYKGEKLGMSLEEIDRLHAFRKQNKFVNSASEFQRVTQVSDSLLNVISPYFKFPDWVTKKQKYKSEQTINKSVIDDSDVSIKKTVSTNDINKASVNDFTVVSGVGEVISTRIIKYRSKLKGFSFKDQLYEVWGLEKGLANEILKTFEIQEKPYIEKINVNTASFKEILNLPYIDYNLCKKIFEYRDEVAELQDIKELRNIKDFPQNKYDRIVLYLNAK; from the coding sequence ATGAAAAATTTCAAATCCCATTTCTGGTATTCTAAAAGCCAAAGAAATGGGATTTTATTTTTGGCTTTACTAATTATAATATTTCAATTGGTATACTTTTTTATTGATGTCTCTCCTGAAAATGAAATTCCTGTCAATACAGATGAAATAGTAACATTACAATCGGAAATAGATAGCCTTAGAAAAGTAAAAGAAGAAAAGCTTAATAAAATATATTCGTTTAATCCAAATTACATTACAGATTACAAAGGAGAAAAACTAGGAATGTCTTTAGAGGAAATTGATAGATTACATGCTTTTCGTAAACAAAATAAGTTTGTGAATTCTGCATCAGAATTTCAAAGAGTTACTCAGGTTTCTGATAGCTTATTAAATGTAATTTCTCCATATTTTAAATTTCCAGATTGGGTTACTAAGAAACAGAAGTATAAATCAGAACAAACTATCAATAAATCTGTAATCGACGATTCAGATGTTTCTATTAAAAAAACAGTTTCTACAAACGATATCAATAAAGCTAGTGTAAACGATTTTACTGTTGTGAGTGGAGTAGGAGAAGTAATTTCAACTAGAATTATTAAGTATCGTTCTAAATTAAAGGGATTTAGTTTTAAAGATCAACTTTATGAAGTCTGGGGTTTAGAGAAAGGACTCGCAAATGAAATATTAAAAACCTTTGAGATTCAAGAAAAACCTTACATTGAAAAAATCAATGTAAATACAGCTTCATTTAAGGAAATATTGAATTTACCCTACATAGATTATAATTTATGTAAGAAGATTTTTGAATATCGAGATGAGGTAGCCGAACTTCAAGATATAAAAGAATTAAGAAATATTAAAGATTTTCCTCAAAACAAATACGACAGAATAGTATTATATTTGAATGCAAAATAA